The following are encoded together in the Gemmatimonadaceae bacterium genome:
- a CDS encoding NAD(P)-binding domain-containing protein, translated as MRIGIIGTGNIGGTLTRRLTKLGHDVAIANSRGPDTLRDFAKETGATPVTVEDAVLDRAIVIVTIPERNIPDLPAGLFDAARPDTIVIDTGNYYPQQRDGRIDDIENGMPESRWVSNHLGRPVIKTFNNIYAKHLMERGLPPGATNRIALPVAGDDEKAKAAVMQLVDSLGFDPIDAGTLDDSWRQQPGTPVYGTDRDAAGATRALAQAKRERPAEFTAAAAR; from the coding sequence ATGCGCATTGGAATCATCGGAACAGGCAACATCGGAGGAACGCTCACGCGCCGGCTCACGAAGCTCGGCCACGACGTTGCGATCGCGAATTCGCGCGGCCCGGACACGCTTCGCGATTTCGCGAAAGAGACCGGCGCGACTCCGGTCACGGTCGAAGACGCGGTGCTCGACCGCGCCATCGTGATCGTCACCATCCCCGAGCGCAACATTCCCGATCTGCCGGCGGGGCTGTTCGACGCGGCGCGGCCGGACACCATCGTGATCGACACGGGCAACTACTACCCGCAGCAGCGCGATGGCCGCATCGACGACATCGAGAACGGCATGCCGGAGAGCCGGTGGGTGTCGAACCATCTTGGCCGGCCGGTGATCAAGACGTTCAACAACATATATGCGAAGCATCTGATGGAGCGCGGTTTGCCCCCGGGTGCGACGAATCGCATCGCGCTGCCCGTGGCCGGCGATGATGAGAAGGCGAAGGCCGCGGTCATGCAGCTCGTCGACTCGCTCGGGTTCGATCCGATCGATGCCGGCACTCTCGACGACTCGTGGCGCCAACAGCCCGGGACGCCGGTGTATGGAACAGACCGCGATGCGGCGGGGGCCACGCGAGCGCTCGCGCAGGCGAAGCGAGAGCGGCCGGCGGAATTCACGGCGGCGGCGGCACGCTAA
- a CDS encoding MEDS domain-containing protein produces the protein MSAPRTVTLCGRALDEPGHVCAFFDSRHEEYEILVPYFKEGLDLDEQVINIVDGHRHRDHCARLAARGIAVDEAMADGRLAVLTAEETYTKGGRFGAERMYELLQSALADADRNGRRVRTSGVMDWALNGAAGTEELMEYEARVNFLVPKYDCTLLCVYDINEINGRMMMEILSTHPYIIHGRKIRENPYYVRPVERLREVLLQDTPAPPAETQLQ, from the coding sequence ATGTCCGCCCCTCGCACGGTCACACTCTGTGGCCGGGCTCTCGATGAGCCTGGACACGTCTGCGCGTTCTTCGACTCACGCCACGAGGAATACGAGATCCTCGTACCCTATTTCAAGGAAGGCCTCGACCTCGACGAGCAGGTGATCAACATCGTCGACGGCCATCGCCACCGCGACCACTGCGCCCGCCTCGCGGCTCGAGGCATCGCCGTCGATGAGGCGATGGCCGACGGTCGGCTCGCCGTGCTGACCGCGGAGGAGACGTACACCAAGGGCGGCCGCTTCGGCGCCGAACGCATGTACGAGTTGCTGCAGTCGGCACTAGCCGACGCGGACCGCAATGGACGCCGCGTGCGGACATCAGGGGTGATGGATTGGGCGCTGAACGGCGCCGCCGGCACCGAGGAACTGATGGAGTACGAAGCGCGCGTGAACTTCCTCGTGCCCAAGTACGACTGCACGCTGCTCTGCGTCTACGACATCAACGAGATCAACGGCCGGATGATGATGGAAATTCTCTCCACACATCCGTACATCATTCACGGCCGAAAGATTCGCGAGAATCCGTACTACGTGCGGCCCGTCGAGCGCTTGCGCGAGGTACTGCTGCAAGACACTCCGGCCCCGCCGGCAGAAACGCAGTTGCAGTAG
- a CDS encoding aminotransferase class I/II-fold pyridoxal phosphate-dependent enzyme — protein sequence PNNPTGVAFTETEMSRIIAACERVGAWLHADEVYRATERTTTTETPSFWGRYSRAVCTNSLSKAYGLAGLRIGWVIADRDTIEELWRRHEYSVIAAAAPSMTLAAIALQPAKRATLIARQREIRRNGVAVLDEWLAAQRGRFSVRPSAATAIGFVHYDLPVSSFELAEHIRLTERLLVAPGEFMGADHHLRITVGYEAEKIRRALERVARAADALATTGAAIH from the coding sequence CCCGAACAACCCGACGGGCGTTGCATTCACCGAGACCGAGATGTCGCGCATCATTGCCGCGTGCGAGCGCGTCGGCGCGTGGCTGCATGCGGACGAGGTGTATCGCGCCACCGAGCGAACCACGACGACCGAGACGCCAAGCTTCTGGGGGCGGTACTCGCGTGCGGTGTGCACGAACAGTCTGTCCAAGGCCTACGGACTCGCGGGGCTGCGCATTGGCTGGGTCATCGCCGATCGAGACACGATCGAAGAACTGTGGCGGCGTCATGAGTATTCTGTCATCGCGGCCGCGGCGCCGAGCATGACGCTGGCGGCGATCGCGCTCCAGCCGGCGAAGCGCGCGACGCTCATCGCGCGCCAGCGGGAGATTAGGCGAAACGGCGTGGCCGTGCTCGACGAGTGGCTCGCGGCACAGCGTGGACGCTTCAGCGTGCGGCCCTCCGCGGCGACGGCGATCGGCTTCGTGCACTACGATCTCCCGGTGTCATCGTTCGAGCTTGCCGAGCACATTCGGCTGACCGAGCGGCTGCTCGTGGCGCCCGGCGAATTCATGGGCGCGGATCACCACTTGCGCATCACAGTAGGCTACGAGGCCGAGAAAATACGACGCGCGCTGGAGCGAGTCGCGCGGGCGGCGGACGCACTTGCCACGACCGGCGCCGCGATACACTGA